Proteins encoded in a region of the Quercus lobata isolate SW786 chromosome 8, ValleyOak3.0 Primary Assembly, whole genome shotgun sequence genome:
- the LOC115956993 gene encoding uncharacterized protein LOC115956993 gives MGRDPTRHNQSLHCQYHQEGGHTTEDCRTLWNHLEQLVREGKLQQFLYRPNRQRDQPRSGAQENASSRPLLGTINVIFATPGRTGSHPSRVMSIAQLQAEDHNPEPKRAKVEICPTLSFSDEDKIGTIQPHDDTSMVTLRIGGYDVKRVMVD, from the coding sequence ATGGGAAGAGACCCCACGAGGCACAACCAAAGTTTGCATTGCCAGTACCACCAAGAAGGAGGGCACACCACCGAGGATTGTAGAACTCTATGGAACCATTTGGAGCAATTGGTCAGAGAGGGAAAGTTACAGCAATTTTTGTATCGGCCCAACAGACAAAGAGACCAACCAAGGTCAGGGGCTCAAGAGAACGCTTCTTCAAGGCCTTTGTTAGGCACAATCAATGTCATATTTGCTACGCCAGGAAGGACTGGTTCTCATCCTTCTAGGGTGATGTCTATAGCTCAGCTACAGGCCGAGGACCATAACCCTGAGCCAAAGAGGGCTAAAGTGGAGATCTGTCCAACACTAAGTTTTTCGGATGAGGACAAGATAGGAACCATCCAGCCGCACGATGATACTTCGATGGTCACCCTCAGAATAggagggtatgatgtgaagagggtgatgGTAGACTAG